In one window of Archocentrus centrarchus isolate MPI-CPG fArcCen1 chromosome 11, fArcCen1, whole genome shotgun sequence DNA:
- the LOC115788247 gene encoding LOW QUALITY PROTEIN: kelch-like protein 10 (The sequence of the model RefSeq protein was modified relative to this genomic sequence to represent the inferred CDS: inserted 1 base in 1 codon), whose translation MNDKEQPSNMSNSIYNELRIERIFCDAFLKVDTVEFPVHKIILCNCSPYFRAYFTRWTAPDQKVFKIPGLSPDMMKLIIDFAYTGSVSVTKDNVQELLLAANRFKVMDLVKICCDFLGEQLCPENCVGIWQFTTISFFPELRARAYQYILNHFKQVVAEEEFLNLTVEELADILDNDHLDVQEDTVYEAVIKWIAHAPAEREQHISTLLPKVRLRLMTVEYLRQNVLSNELVSSNSECRSMAVEATRAIHDIRSSRPGESGFYDPLARPRLPHSILLAIGGWSGGDPTNVIEAYDYRADRWLNISNNLKRPRAFNGAAFLNGYVYCIGGCDRVEHFSTVHRFDLTTRTWDEVAPMHVRRCYVSVTVLNGCIYAMGGYDGEGQLNTAERYQPETNQWTLIAPMHEQRSDASCTTLNNRIYICGGYNGNECLATAEFYSAETNQWTMINHMDNRRKGLGVIAYAGHVFAVGGFDGTNYLRTAEVYNTDTNVWNNVSSMLTPRRNFGIEVINNRLFVAGAXTGFTTISGVEYYDVITNEWSAACDMGIVRRGLSCCVVSGLPNLAEYTVPRDVLALSQMPEEQEESESN comes from the exons ATGAACGATAAAGAGCAGCCTTCAAATATGTCAAACTCGATCTATAATGAGCTCCGTATTGAGAGAATATTTTGTGATGCATTTCTCAAAGTGGATACTGTCGAATTTCCAGTCCACAAGATCATCCTCTGTAACTGTAGTCCGTATTTCCG GGCTTACTTCACACGCTGGACCGCCCCAGACCAGAAGGTCTTCAAAATACCTGGCCTGTCTCCTGACATGATGAAACTCATCATTGACTTTGCGTACACTGGCTCAGTTTCCGTGACGAAGGACAATGTACAAGAACTTCTGCTAGCAGCCAATCGATTCAAGGTAATGGACCTCGTAAAAATCTGCTGTGACTTCCTTGGGGAGCAGCTCTGCCCAGAGAACTGCGTTGGCATCTGGCAGTTCACAACCATATCCTTTTTCCCCGAACTGCGTGCCAGGGCCTACCAATACATCCTCAACCACTTTAAGCAGGTTGTTGCAGAGGAGGAGTTCCTAAACctcactgtggaggaacttGCCGATATCCTTGATAATGATCACCTCGATGTCCAGGAGGACACTGTGTATGAAGCTGTGATTAAGTGGATCGCCCATGCACCTGCAGAACGGGAGCAACACATTTCCACTCTGTTGCCTAAG GTTCGTCTGAGACTGATGACTGTAGAGTACCTAAGGCAAAATGTGCTGTCTAATGAGCTGGTGAGCAGCAATTCTGAATGCCGATCCATGGCTGTTGAGGCCACCAGAGCCATACATGATATTAGATCCAGCAGACCCGGTGAGTCTGGCTTCTATGACCCGCTTGCTCGTCCCCGCCTGCCTCATTCCATCCTGCTAGCCATCGGGGGCTGGAGTGGCGGTGATCCAACTAATGTCATCGAGGCCTATGATTACCGGGCTGACCGCTGGCTCAACATTTCAAACAATCTCAAGCGTCCTCGTGCCTTCAATGGAGCTGCCTTCCTCAATGGGTATGTCTACTGCATTGGTGGCTGCgacagagtggagcatttcagcACCGTGCATAGATTTGACCTGACCACTCGCACCTGGGACGAGGTGGCACCAATGCACGTCCGGCGCTGCTATGTAAGCGTGACTGTGCTAAATGGGTGCATCTATGCCATGGGGGGCTATGATGGAGAAGGACAACTCAACACTGCAGAGCGCTATCAACCCGAAACCAACCAGTGGACTCTTATTGCACCAATGCATGAACAGAGGAGCGATGCCAGCTGCACAACACTTAACAACCGG ATTTATATTTGTGGAGGATATAATGGCAACGAGTGCCTGGCAACAGCTGAATTTTACAGCGCCGAGACAAACCAGTGGACGATGATAAACCACATGGACAACCGCCGCAAGGGACTAGGAGTGATTGCCTATGCGGGTCATGTCTTTGCT GTCGGTGGCTTTGATGGAACCAATTATCTTCGCACCGCTGAAGTTTATAACACAGACACCAACGTGTGGAACAATGTGTCCTCTATGTTGACCCCCCGCAGAAACTTTGGCATTGAAGTTATCAACAACCGCCTCTTTGTTGCCGGGG TCACCGGTTTCACCACCATTTCCGGTGTCGAATATTATGACGTTATAACCAACGAGTGGTCCGCAGCCTGTGACATGGGGATTGTCCGCCGTGGCTTGAGCTGTTGCGTGGTGTCCGGACTTCCCAATTTGGCCGAGTACACCGTGCCACGTGATGTCCTGGCACTTTCGCAAATGCCAGAAGAACAGGAGGAATCAGAGTCCAATTAA